TAATTATTGAATACTCAACTTAAAATGATTCATGTTCGTGATCACTAAAACCATAATAAATTCAAGGATTGATAATTCTAAAACAatgttaaaaatcaaaatactatCACACAGTTTATTTATCTGCTAGACTGTAACATAAAGACTGATTAAAAGGACAAAGATTGATTCCATTTGCAATTCTGCAATTGTAATCTTAAGATTGATTAAAACGACGTGAAGGAACAGGATATAGAAGTTTACAATTAAACACAATGACATGGAAAAGTGAAGGAGCAGGAACTTGGGTCTTATATTGTCATCTCATCAGCTGAGATTCCTGCAGCATGAAAAGTTAGCACTTACCAGGTCCAATTTCCAACCTCTGATCTGGGATGTTAAAGAGCATGTTGAGCTTCTGCTGTTGATGATTACCAATGATTGTGACGTCCCCCTCATTCTCTTTTGCAGCAAACGCGAAGCAAACTTGAGACATATCGTCATTGCCTTTCCAGGTAACTGCTGTTTGGTCCAAATTTACATCCAAGTTTTCAAAATGTAGAACCATCTCGGGTATTGCCAGATTGTCCTGATCCACCAGGTTGTAGCACGCTTTCAGTACTCCATCATCAGAAGGATTAGCAGGAGGGAACTCCGACATCAATCTATCGAATTCCTGGCTCAGCTCCGAATAGACTGAGGAAGGAAGATGAGTAATGACAGTTCCTGAATCTATAATGGTTCCTGGGGATGATAATATACCCGAAGGCACTTCCACTTTTTTCTGGCCTAGTGTTATGGCAATAAGATTTACGAAATAATAGTTGGCACCAGAAGCCGGGTTTCTTAGAAGCCGTGTGTAAGTACCAGAAAACGGACATTGTTCACGAGCTTTCTcaccaaaataaacatatcCTGAGTTACTTGACGAGGGAAGACAATGACAAAATACTCTTCCAAACAAATTTGCAGTTTGGGTTGCAAGGGAATAGGTTGCAAATTCATCGCCAGAGCTGGCCAGACCTAGGCCTAGTATCCCATCTGCTTCACCAAAATCCCCGGTTTCCTTATCCGGTACCGCGCATAGGAAAATAAATTCAGGAATTTGGTAATCCTGCCCTATGGAAACCGTATCAAGGACAAAAACTCCGCCGGACTTGGATTCGTCCAAGTACGTTTGTGTGTAATTACACCATGGCGAACATGGGGCGTTAGAGTAAGTTGAGGAAAAAGAAGGATAATACAGCGACGCGTTCTGCTGTTGTGGACAGGGAGACTCCGTACAAGGTTCGCACTGTACCCAGGTTACGTAACTCCCCGTGTCCAAAGCCAAATTAAAAGATTGTAGAGGTGTGCCAAAACCAACGCTCACCAAAAAATTACCGGCACCTGGTAAGTCGTTTTGAAGATAAGTGTCTGTCGTCCCTTCCCCTTCCAAACCAATTGTACGCCTATTGTGTAACCTGGAATTCATAGCACGAACCCTGAGATTATCTTGGACCAGAATCTGGCTTGCCACGGCGGATGTTTTCTTTAGGCCAGATGGGGAGCAGGGTCCGTATTTATGGACCACCCGCAAACCTGTTGTAGTACCTGAAAATTGGGATTTGTTTTATACTGTTATGTTAATACAATAATGTTAATCCTCAAAGCTGACTAATAAAAGGCGAGAGTTAGGTAATTACCTGAACAGGAGGGAGGGGCGTGGGACTTGTTACTTTCCACTACAGTAGCACCATAACCAAATGCCTTATTCGCATGGAAAGAGAAAAACAGGGTGTAGCACATTAAAATATGGCCAATGGCCATCAACGCTGAGGAACCAGTCATATTTCTTATGATTGCACTTCCACTTGCTCGCTATCTTATTCCAATTTTAACAGGTATATATAGAATGAGAGATGAAATGAAATCGTGGGACACTATGGAATTGTTTGCAAGGTCAATAAACCTGAACCTTCTTAATTTgcttttgttgtttattttgaCAAGTCTTGGCGTGTGAAGAGAAGCACTCTCTTTAGTCTTTACAAGTCTCCCCTTTTCGTCTTTTGCTCTGCGGAAATTACGGGCTCCTTACCACACTCTATTCTGTCTTGGTTCaagtcattttttaaaattttagaatttactctctgtatttttattttcagaaatttaattcttttaatttttagattaaaattttcaattccaaCTATCatggttaataatttttttattaaatttattgtgaCATTtcgagataaaaaaataattcagataatcatgtaattaaaaaaatgcattgtatttaattttaatttaataagaaattttataagTGTTAATCGTTGGACTTAAATTTcatgaaacaaaaacaaaaggattaaattccGAATATTCAAAAACTGCAGGGACTTATAACAGATTTTAACCTTGCGCCGCTTCAATACTATTAATATACCAAAATCGTTCtcattgtcttttgattttggCCCTTCAACGACGACCAAGTGTTGAATCGAAGGAATCGactttttattaatcttaataatatTGACCGATAATTACGTTTATATTAATTGAACCgaaataattgtaataaatttgattagttttgttttaatgGAGCAAAATTAACTCTTCCgcatgttttaataattaattatataaaatatcaaaacaaatcaaaatctaaaagcaaaacataccaaatttattaataagaaCCGATaaccaaatatcaaatttaaatatattccTTGTATTAAGAATcaatttgtattttcttttcataaaaattaaatggataaattaattttgtataatatattaaagagaaaattattttttatgtcaaaaatttcatccaaattctaatgttaaaatttgccttgactaacaaaataatcaagCAGATCATACCTGGACCTCATTTTGACATAAAGACTacttttaattgtaaaaattaatataatttttaacgaGCGACCAGTTTGACATAAGGATTAATTTACtcgttttttaataaaataaaataaaatacaatcgaCTATTAAActgaataatattttataagtgacagtataatattataaaatgtttagaattataatttcacttttcaatttttaatcttCATTGTTTTAATCACCGCAAAATCGatgtaaataaattagttatattataaatgcataaaataataataatatgttttttcaattataaaatcaatGTTGTATATGTACCTCCTTTTTGGGTAGGTTTCTTTTTCGTATTTTCTTGTTTGAAACCTCTCTAGATAATGAGAGAAAACATGTTGTGGCAAATACATCAACTCATCCATTTCtaatatatttagattaatttatatagTAGTCGctgaattattttaaagttgtaAATTACCTTtaacaattataaaatcataatcataAGAAAAACATATGTAATTAAAACATACTATTGTAAAGTGAAACTTTTACATTAGACAATATAATAATAgagttttcttcaaaattattctttaaaaattaccCCTCATTCTCGGCAAGATCTCcccataatattaaaatatatataaattaaaaataaaaaattagaaaattatataaaattaaaataaaacaataaaatactaaaaacataaaattaataaaaataataataaaaataggtaTACTATAATATTATCTAACcatcaatcaaaatattttttatctccTTCTTGTGCcattattattcaaatatgaTACGACCATTACATTaatgctttatatatatatatatatatatatatatatatgattttaactTGTTAATGGTAACAATCTTCCttatttttactaacaattttTATACTCAACCCGATTGAACATGACTAATTATTGTTATAAagctaaacttaaattttaattgatatataattttaatatttttttt
This sequence is a window from Gossypium raimondii isolate GPD5lz chromosome 5, ASM2569854v1, whole genome shotgun sequence. Protein-coding genes within it:
- the LOC105770676 gene encoding aspartyl protease family protein At5g10770, with the translated sequence MTGSSALMAIGHILMCYTLFFSFHANKAFGYGATVVESNKSHAPPSCSGTTTGLRVVHKYGPCSPSGLKKTSAVASQILVQDNLRVRAMNSRLHNRRTIGLEGEGTTDTYLQNDLPGAGNFLVSVGFGTPLQSFNLALDTGSYVTWVQCEPCTESPCPQQQNASLYYPSFSSTYSNAPCSPWCNYTQTYLDESKSGGVFVLDTVSIGQDYQIPEFIFLCAVPDKETGDFGEADGILGLGLASSGDEFATYSLATQTANLFGRVFCHCLPSSSNSGYVYFGEKAREQCPFSGTYTRLLRNPASGANYYFVNLIAITLGQKKVEVPSGILSSPGTIIDSGTVITHLPSSVYSELSQEFDRLMSEFPPANPSDDGVLKACYNLVDQDNLAIPEMVLHFENLDVNLDQTAVTWKGNDDMSQVCFAFAAKENEGDVTIIGNHQQQKLNMLFNIPDQRLEIGPGKC